From Micromonas commoda chromosome 3, complete sequence, a single genomic window includes:
- a CDS encoding predicted protein gives MDLVDLARRPFADVAPAISGSVVYMDEGAGECAHHCAGAGFILSLGAVNVLSLERVAGTVAEATPPVDVAGLPVDPRTPVVIFTTRLLQRSKGDLLRCVGSHPGAASVTVFCAVSEEAHVAAAHAVATASGDPHAAQASGQSYERLVRDLKLAASAIMSAEHAGSAPATKSPKRTGRTPRKPTRRADDDDDDDGWGDDAGGDGWGDDWGETESEKSEEDFHENSESDRTLDGMPSLHVRYFPMPLTPLSRGAFVMPAAGAAASAAVAPPAAYRGAGSHPRSLSSTAPPPDDGGDEDGAHAPVPPGVAVLANQLCAMGAHMGVRLECFALGRTSRAVARATAAAAAPEAGSHHPPSGTAALVLVDRTADMLTPAVHDGGFLHRAVMMAREGEDLGGRTIGKMWDETRKCGNGEADADGTGGGTGLDPALPTAAARTPKECLSAGDFTSPGSVDGVLAHPRDVEACARLATVHARSVEDAAAATRRWLREATDSEGVRPDGSPGFTSASGGVTSAELAAFAAPLAKDPKRNARHRALLELAAAVASALPGRCRNVDGLCERRDACLRVILSETHSAAMKRRGDGSGPNAASKALVACLRDAYGPGRPGAGRGAEAAALCVAGVVAAAEAGYAEGSVSTRLGLADDDDEEDDPRRRRSAARRTPLGVDDEVAVRDALVDAVLAPPASGGKGEREQYEWLGELGDRVAEYWNARGPPPPRKLEPTTPAPPVKPVKPAGGDDDGWGDDDDDWGDDDGWGAAAAKDPPDQTRRVPTDPPRDGNRPPIDPEDFELAALRLEANDRVASFLRRVGELAHGRGEAAKRSAGALLGDGDGAHEPLVRELVARIGAGADDEGVGADLHHAPSSLGGLLRGGVGAAMGRLGWSSSWWGA, from the exons atGGACCTGGTGgacctcgcgcgtcgtcccttcgccgacgtcgcgcccgcgatcaGCGGCTCTGTGGTGTACatggacgagggcgcgggcgagtgcGCGCATCactgcgcgggcgcgggtttcATCCTGAGTCTGGGCGCGGTGAACGTGCTCAGCTtggaacgcgtcgccggcaccgtcgcggaggccaCGCCCccggtggacgtcgcggggttACCCGTCGATCCGCGAACGCCGGTCGTGATCTTCACGACGCGACTGCTGCAGAGGTCCAAGGGCGACCTGCTTCGATGCGTCGGCTcgcaccccggcgccgcgagcgtcacgGTGTTCTGCGCGGTATCGGAGGAGGCGCatgtcgcggcggcgcacgcggtggccacggcgagcggcgacccgcacgccgcgcaggcgtcgGGGCAATCCTACGAGAGACTCGTTCGAGATCTCAAactcgcagcctccgccatcATGTCCGCTGAGCACGCCggatcggcgccggcgacgaagtCCCCGAAGAGAACGGGGCGAACGCCGAGGAAACCCACGCGgcgtgccgacgacgacgacgacgacgacggctggggcgacgacgccggcggggacggatGGGGCGACGACTGGGGCGAGACCGAATCCGAAAAGTCGGAGGAGGATTTCCACGAAAACTCCGAGTCGGATCGAACGCTCGACGGTATGCCGTCCTTGCACGTGCGATACTTCCCTATGCCCCTCACCCCGCTGTCGCGAGGCGCGTTCGTcatgcccgccgcgggagccgccgcgtccgccgccgtcgcgccccccgccgcctaCCGGGGCGCCGGGTCGCACCCTCGATCGCTGtcttcgacggcgccgccccccgacgacggcggcgacgaggacggagcgcacgcgccggtccctcccggcgtcgccgtcctcgccaaccAGCTGTGCGCGATGGGGGCGCACATGGGCGTGAGACTCGAGTGCTTCGCGCTGGGAcggacgtcgagggcggtggcgcgggcgacggcggcggcggcggctcccgaGGCTGGCTCGCATCATCCGCCTTCCggaacggcggcgctcgtgctgGTGGACAGGACGGCGGACATGCTCACGCCGGCGGTACACGACGGGGGATTCCTGCACCGCGCGGTGATGATGGCGAGGGAGGGGGAGGATTTGGGGGGAAGGACGATAGGGAAGATGTGGGACGAAACGCGAAAATGTGGGAACGGGGAAGCCGACGCGGATGGAACGGGCGGCGGTACGGGACTCGATCCCGCGctgccgacggcggcggcgaggacgcccaAAGAGTGTCTGTCCGCCGGCGATTTCACGTCCCCCggctccgtcgacggcgtcctcgcgcaccctcgcgacgtcgaggcgtgcgcgcgacTGGCCACCGTGCACGCGAGGTCcgtggaggacgcggcggcggcgacgaggcggtggctgcgcgaggcgacggatTCGGAAGGCGTCCGGCCCGACGGGAGCCCCGGGTTTacgtccgcgtccggcggcgtcacgtccgcggagctcgccgcgttcgccgcgccgctggcGAAAGATCCGAAGCGCAACGCGAGGCACCGCGCGTtactcgagctcgcggcggcggtggcgtccgcgctgccCGGGAGGTGCCGAAACGTCGACGGACTTTgtgagcggcgcgacgcgtgcctTCGGGTGATTTTATCCGAGACGCattcggcggcgatgaagcggcgcggcgacggatcggGCCCTaacgccgcgtccaaggcgctcgtcgcctgCCTCAGGGACGCGTACGGACCCGGgcgtcccggcgcgggccgaggcgcggaggctgcggcgctgtgcgtcgcgggagtcgtcgccgcggctgaagCCGGATACGCGGAGGGAAGCGTCTCGACTCGACTCGGGCtcgcagacgacgacgacgaggaagatgacccgcggcgacgccgatccgcggcgcggcgcacgccgctcGGGGTCGACGATGAGGTCGCGGttcgcgatgcgctcgtggacgcggtattggcgccgcccgcgtcgggggGGAAGGGCGAACGGGAACAGTACGAGTGGCTCGGGGAGTTGGGCGATAGGGTGGCGGAGTACTGGAACGCGAggggcccgccgccgccgcggaaacTCGAGCCCAccacccccgccccgccggtgAAGCCGGTGAAGcccgccgggggcgacgacgacgggtggggcgacgacgacgacgattggggcgacgacgacggatggggcgccgccgccgcgaaggatcCCCCCGACCAAACCCGACGCGTCCCAACCGATCCGCCTCGAGACGGAAACCGTCCTCCTATCGATCCCGAGGActtcgagctcgccgcgctgcgcctcGAGGCGAACGACCGCGTGGCGAGCttcctgcgccgcgtcggggagCTGGCGCacgggcggggcgaggcggccaagaggtccgcgggcgcgctgctgggcgacggagacggcgcgcacgagccCCTCGTTCGAGAGCTCGTCGCGAGAATcggagccggcgcggacgacgagggcgtcggcgcggaccttcaccacgcgccgtcgtcgctggGGGGGCTCTTACGCGGgggggtcggggcggcgatGGGGCGGCTCGG GTGGTCGTCTTCGTGGTGGGGGGCGTGa
- a CDS encoding predicted protein produces MALRCLCLAVLSPSRNAAIPQLFGIPMDRAMKHHKRIGRLFYAFVCLHVVCMLAGGTEKGPVTWSKQFNLNEHNLWPGVVAFAAWTGQYVTSLPWFRRHHFEHFYFLHLNFMFVGNMFTIFHNRWRAVVWVIPAFAFFWLDFGVRWYTKMCKKASIVEYEIVDENLVKLVVRREGFPGAAFDFHPGSYIWLSVDVPADKRSEYMRDDIIGPPAFPVNVPSWVWFHPITVSSFDPETSHLTLFIKRFAGADLRGDGLDEWSGQLVHTMKAVRDAKMKLVDVRVHVGGPHGNLQVDPALCDHVVLCAGGIGVTPMAAILEDRVRGAKSGAIKSGSKTTLVWTTRSPAEVAAFSYLFAAIAELDEKTRSLFDVRIHLTGGAKADPETATRSANSVVTMATGRPDFDAVVAGCVAEGKANKVGVYVCGPEALSDAAEAAALRRGCLVHRETFEF; encoded by the coding sequence ATGGCGCTCCGGTGCCTCTGCCTCGCCGTCCTCTCCCCGAGCCGCAACGCGGCCATCCCGCAGCTCTTCGGCATCCCGATGGATCGGGCGATGAAGCACCACAAGAGAATCGGCAGGCTGTTCTACGCGTTCGTGTGCCTCCACGTCGTCTGCAtgctcgcgggcggcacGGAGAAGGGCCCGGTCACGTGGTCCAAACAGTTCAACCTCAACGAGCACAACCTCTGGCCGGGCGTAGTGGCGTTTGCCGCGTGGACCGGTCAGTACGTCACGTCGCTGCCGTGGTTCCGCAGACACCACTTCGAGCACTTCTACTTCCTCCACCTCAACTTCATGTTCGTCGGCAACATGTTCACGATATTCCACAACCGCTGGAGGGCAGTCGTCTGGGTCATTCCTGCGTTTGCCTTCTTCTGGCTCGACTTTGGCGTCCGCTGGTACACTAAGATGTGCAAGAAGGCGTCCATCGTCGAGTACGAGATCGTGGACGAGAATTTGGTCAAGCTGGTggtgcggcgcgagggtttccccggcgccgcgttcgattTTCACCCCGGCTCCTACATCTGGCTCTCCGTGGACGTCCCCGCGGACAAACGCTCGGAGTACATGCGCGACGACATCATCGGCCCTCCCGCGTTCCCAGTCAACGTCCCGTCGTGGGTCTGGTTCCACCCCATCACCGTGTCGTCCTTCGACCCCGAGACGTCCCACCTCACGCTGTTCATCAAGcgcttcgccggcgccgacctccgcggcgacggcctcgacgagTGGAGCGGCCAGCTGGTGCACACCATGAAagccgtccgcgacgcgaagatGAAACTCGTGGACGTTCGAGTGCACGTCGGCGGGCCCCACGGTAACCTGCAGGTCGACCCGGCGCTGTGCGATCACGTCGTTCTATGCgcgggcggcatcggcgtcACCCCGATGGCGGCCATCCTCGAGGATCGCGTGCGAGGCGCCAAGTCCGGCGCGATCAAATCCGGCTCGAAGACGACGCTTGTGTGGACCACTCGCTcacccgccgaggtcgccgcgttctcctACCTGTTCGCagccatcgccgagctcgacgagaaAACCAGGTCTTTATTCGACGTTCGCATCCacctcaccggcggcgcgaaagCTGACCCGGAGACGGCCACGCGTTCAGCCAATTCAGTCGTCACGATGGCGACTGGCCGCCCCGACtttgacgccgtcgtcgccggctgcgtcgccgagggtaaGGCGAATAAGGTGGGCGTCTACGTGTGCGGCCCCGAGGCgctgagcgacgccgcggaggcagCGGCGCTTCGTCGCGGGTGCCTCGTGCACCGCGAGACGTTCGAGTTctga